A genomic stretch from Frigoribacterium sp. PvP032 includes:
- a CDS encoding helix-turn-helix transcriptional regulator, with product MDRPGLAEFLRARREALQPSDVGLPAGARRRTAGLRREEIAAVVGMSADYWARLEQRRGPQPSDQMLTAIARGLRLDLDERDHLFRLAGHEAPRRARRSQHVSPGLMRVLDRLDDTPALVITELGETLAQNRLATAVFGDGTGWTGLDRSGVHRWFAHPEARGQYPGRDHEHQGRLQVAQLRVAASMPDPDPLAARVVASLLATSDEFRRYWDLQEVGSRFDEHKTLQHPEVGEIEVHCQALFTEDQSQVLLVLTPVPGSGAAEALALLGVVGAQRFSAAHD from the coding sequence ATGGACCGTCCCGGACTCGCCGAGTTCCTCCGCGCACGCCGCGAGGCGCTGCAGCCCTCCGACGTCGGCCTGCCCGCCGGCGCCCGCAGACGCACCGCCGGCCTGCGCCGGGAGGAGATCGCGGCCGTCGTCGGGATGTCCGCCGACTACTGGGCCCGCCTCGAGCAGCGCCGGGGCCCGCAGCCCTCCGACCAGATGCTCACGGCCATCGCCCGCGGGCTGCGCCTCGACCTCGACGAGCGCGACCACCTCTTCCGTCTCGCCGGCCACGAGGCTCCGCGCCGCGCCCGGCGCTCGCAGCACGTCAGCCCCGGTCTGATGCGAGTGCTCGACCGCCTCGACGACACCCCGGCGCTCGTCATCACCGAGCTCGGCGAGACGCTGGCGCAGAACAGGCTGGCCACCGCCGTGTTCGGCGACGGCACGGGCTGGACGGGTCTCGACCGCAGCGGCGTGCACCGCTGGTTCGCCCACCCGGAGGCGCGCGGCCAGTACCCGGGGCGCGACCACGAGCACCAGGGCCGGCTCCAGGTCGCGCAGCTGCGCGTCGCCGCGTCGATGCCCGATCCTGACCCGCTCGCGGCACGTGTCGTGGCCAGCCTGCTCGCGACGAGCGACGAGTTCCGTCGCTACTGGGACCTGCAGGAGGTGGGCAGCCGATTCGACGAGCACAAGACCCTGCAGCACCCCGAGGTGGGCGAGATCGAGGTGCACTGCCAGGCGCTGTTCACCGAGGACCAGTCGCAGGTGCTGCTGGTGCTCACCCCCGTGCCCGGGTCAGGCGCCGCCGAGGCGCTGGCGCTGCTCGGCGTGGTGGGGGCACAGCGGTTCAGCGCGGCGCACGACTGA
- a CDS encoding DUF4190 domain-containing protein: MTDQNPAPQGQPYQQDAYQQNPYQAPPAPNGGYGAPAQRNSLALVALILGIAGFFTGIASIGAIVVGHISLSQIKKTGEEGRSMALWGLILGYVAVALFIIATIFIIIFVAAAASTGISEYNTY, encoded by the coding sequence ATGACCGACCAGAACCCGGCCCCCCAGGGCCAGCCCTACCAGCAGGACGCCTACCAGCAGAACCCGTACCAGGCGCCCCCGGCGCCGAACGGCGGCTACGGCGCCCCGGCCCAGCGCAACTCGCTCGCGCTCGTCGCCCTGATCCTCGGCATCGCCGGCTTCTTCACGGGCATCGCGAGCATCGGCGCCATCGTCGTCGGCCACATCTCGCTCAGCCAGATCAAGAAGACCGGCGAAGAGGGCCGCAGCATGGCCCTGTGGGGCCTGATCCTCGGCTACGTCGCGGTGGCGCTGTTCATCATCGCGACCATCTTCATCATCATCTTCGTCGCGGCCGCCGCCTCGACCGGAATCAGCGAGTACAACACCTACTGA
- a CDS encoding SDR family oxidoreductase, whose protein sequence is MKTTGNTVLITGATSGIGLGLAERLSARGDTVIVAGRRRALLDEIVATHPGVHAVELDVADPESIRAAFETVTREHPDLDVVVTMAGIMLPEDLRDPAHLDVAESIVTTNLLGTIRTAAAFGPWLAAKPDGVLMTVSSGLAFVPLPVTPTYSATKAAVHSFTQSLRVQWADTPLQVVELVPPAVQTTLMGQQDDESAMPLDEFLDETVQILEQQPDVEEVLVQRVRFLRDAEAEGRHADVLALLSQHR, encoded by the coding sequence ATGAAGACCACCGGGAACACCGTCCTGATCACCGGAGCCACGTCGGGCATCGGCCTCGGCCTCGCCGAGCGCCTCAGCGCCCGCGGCGACACCGTGATCGTCGCCGGCCGCCGCCGCGCGCTGCTCGACGAGATCGTCGCGACGCACCCCGGCGTGCACGCCGTCGAGCTCGACGTCGCCGACCCCGAGTCGATCCGCGCAGCGTTCGAGACCGTCACCCGCGAGCACCCCGACCTCGACGTCGTCGTGACGATGGCGGGCATCATGCTCCCCGAGGACCTGCGCGACCCTGCCCACCTGGACGTCGCCGAGTCGATCGTCACGACGAACCTGCTCGGCACGATCCGCACCGCGGCCGCGTTCGGCCCCTGGCTCGCGGCCAAGCCGGACGGTGTGCTGATGACCGTCTCGTCGGGCCTCGCCTTCGTCCCCCTGCCCGTGACGCCGACCTACTCGGCCACGAAGGCCGCCGTGCACTCGTTCACGCAGAGCCTCCGCGTGCAGTGGGCCGACACGCCCCTGCAGGTCGTCGAGCTCGTGCCGCCGGCCGTGCAGACGACGCTGATGGGCCAGCAGGACGACGAGTCGGCCATGCCCCTCGACGAGTTCCTCGACGAGACCGTGCAGATCCTCGAGCAGCAGCCCGACGTCGAGGAGGTGCTCGTGCAGCGAGTCCGGTTCCTCCGCGACGCGGAGGCCGAGGGGCGCCACGCCGACGTGCTCGCGCTCCTCTCGCAGCACCGCTGA
- the tsaB gene encoding tRNA (adenosine(37)-N6)-threonylcarbamoyltransferase complex dimerization subunit type 1 TsaB, with amino-acid sequence MILAIDTSAGTAVAVVDRDGGVLAERSVADTRRHAEVIGTLILAVTTEAGVAPHDLSAVVAGVGPGPFTGLRVGIVAARAYAFGAGVPCLAVGSHDAIAFERLSVEAGRSVADAGGRLDSPLVVVTDARRREVAWTAWSGLDDDGLPVSVGGPALVVPALLDEATGASSAWPRTDPDDTVVSAGALGMLAERLFEHGRPFADAAPLYLREPDVTPAARPKTVSQ; translated from the coding sequence GTGATCCTGGCCATCGACACCTCAGCCGGCACCGCCGTCGCCGTCGTCGACCGCGACGGAGGGGTCCTCGCCGAGCGGTCCGTCGCCGACACCCGTCGGCACGCCGAGGTGATCGGCACGTTGATCCTGGCTGTGACGACCGAGGCGGGGGTCGCGCCGCACGACCTCAGCGCTGTCGTCGCGGGCGTCGGGCCCGGCCCGTTCACGGGGCTCCGGGTCGGCATCGTCGCCGCCCGTGCCTACGCGTTCGGCGCCGGCGTGCCCTGCCTCGCGGTCGGCAGCCACGACGCGATCGCCTTCGAGCGGCTGAGCGTCGAGGCGGGCCGGTCGGTCGCCGACGCCGGCGGCCGGCTCGACTCCCCGCTCGTCGTCGTGACCGACGCGCGCCGCCGCGAGGTCGCGTGGACCGCCTGGTCTGGTCTCGACGACGACGGCCTCCCCGTGTCGGTCGGCGGGCCCGCGCTCGTGGTGCCGGCGCTCCTCGACGAGGCGACCGGCGCCTCCTCGGCCTGGCCTCGAACCGACCCCGACGACACGGTGGTCTCGGCCGGCGCGCTCGGCATGCTGGCCGAGCGGCTCTTCGAGCACGGCCGTCCGTTCGCCGACGCCGCTCCTCTCTACCTGCGCGAGCCGGACGTGACGCCGGCGGCCCGGCCCAAGACGGTCAGCCAGTGA
- a CDS encoding SAM-dependent methyltransferase, which yields MDTAELLDVLSPEGLRLLDSLPPWSASDDVVASVAALRRQGHSPSLVAAVLSQSRLRAKAVAKFGDFASRMLFTEAGLEQATRLPVAARHAGRYRAAGLGSVADLGCGIGGDALALAALELDVLAVDRDEVTAAVASYNLAPWASSRVVQGDAATVDVGDVEGVFLDPARRTAGHAATRRLADPADWSPSLDVAFGWAERLPTGVKLGPGVDRELLPVDAECQWISVDREVVEVGVWFGPLARPGVGRAALVVGAHGAAELTAPADSDDVEVGELGEYLYEPDGAVIRARLIGDLARRLGARTLSRDIAWLTSDEAVETPFAQVFRVVETFPLDEKTLKRELRTRGIGRLEIKKRGVDVDPATFRKRLSLQGTHSATLVLTRVAGRHAALLCERV from the coding sequence ATGGACACCGCTGAGCTTCTCGACGTGCTCTCGCCCGAGGGGCTCCGACTGCTCGACTCGCTCCCCCCGTGGAGCGCGTCGGACGACGTCGTCGCGTCGGTCGCAGCCCTCCGCCGACAGGGCCACTCCCCCTCACTGGTCGCCGCGGTGCTCAGCCAGTCCCGGCTGCGGGCCAAGGCCGTCGCGAAGTTCGGCGACTTCGCCAGCCGCATGCTCTTCACCGAGGCCGGTCTCGAGCAGGCCACGCGCCTCCCCGTCGCCGCCCGTCACGCCGGCCGTTACCGGGCTGCAGGGCTCGGCAGCGTCGCCGACCTGGGCTGCGGCATCGGCGGCGACGCGCTCGCCCTCGCCGCCCTGGAGCTCGACGTGCTGGCGGTCGACCGCGACGAGGTCACCGCGGCCGTCGCCTCCTACAACCTGGCGCCGTGGGCGTCCTCCCGCGTCGTGCAGGGCGACGCCGCGACGGTCGACGTCGGCGACGTCGAGGGCGTGTTCCTCGACCCGGCGCGCCGCACGGCCGGGCACGCCGCGACGAGGCGGCTGGCCGACCCGGCCGACTGGTCGCCTTCGCTCGACGTCGCCTTCGGCTGGGCCGAGCGGCTGCCGACCGGCGTCAAGCTCGGCCCCGGCGTCGATCGCGAGCTGCTGCCCGTCGACGCCGAGTGCCAGTGGATCTCCGTCGACCGCGAGGTCGTCGAGGTCGGCGTCTGGTTCGGGCCGCTCGCCCGTCCCGGCGTGGGCCGGGCCGCGCTCGTCGTGGGCGCGCACGGAGCGGCCGAGCTGACCGCTCCCGCCGACTCCGACGACGTCGAGGTGGGGGAGCTCGGCGAGTACCTCTACGAGCCGGACGGCGCGGTCATCCGAGCCCGCCTGATCGGCGACCTCGCCCGACGGCTCGGCGCCAGGACGCTCAGCCGCGACATCGCCTGGCTCACCTCGGACGAGGCGGTCGAGACGCCGTTCGCGCAGGTGTTCCGCGTGGTCGAGACGTTCCCGCTCGACGAGAAGACCCTGAAGCGCGAGCTGCGCACGCGCGGCATCGGCCGGCTCGAGATCAAGAAGCGCGGCGTCGACGTCGACCCCGCGACCTTCCGCAAGCGGCTCTCGCTGCAGGGCACGCACTCCGCGACGCTGGTGCTGACCCGGGTGGCCGGCCGCCACGCCGCGCTGCTCTGCGAGCGGGTCTGA
- the rimI gene encoding ribosomal protein S18-alanine N-acetyltransferase has translation MSFRLRRASVDDLDGVMAIETSVFANDAWSCEGMEHELASRDGFYLVATPDGDDTRIVGYSGLMVLPGAPDADVQTIAVLPEARRAGLGRALMGQMIAEARRRRVREVFLEVRADNPTAQGLYESLGFEGIAVRPRYYMPDGVDAVVMRLRVPATTTEPAGATGGLAGTTTETSESEQLQ, from the coding sequence GTGAGCTTCCGGCTGCGTCGCGCCTCCGTCGACGACCTCGACGGCGTCATGGCGATCGAGACGTCGGTCTTCGCGAACGACGCCTGGTCGTGTGAGGGGATGGAGCACGAGCTCGCCTCCCGCGACGGCTTCTACCTGGTCGCGACGCCGGACGGCGACGACACCCGCATCGTGGGTTACAGCGGGCTGATGGTGCTGCCGGGGGCTCCCGACGCCGACGTCCAGACGATCGCCGTGCTGCCCGAGGCGCGGCGGGCCGGTCTCGGGCGGGCGCTCATGGGCCAGATGATCGCGGAGGCCCGGCGGCGCCGCGTCCGCGAGGTGTTCCTCGAGGTGCGCGCCGACAACCCGACTGCGCAGGGCCTCTACGAGTCGCTCGGCTTCGAGGGCATCGCGGTCCGGCCTCGGTACTACATGCCCGACGGCGTCGACGCGGTCGTCATGCGGCTGCGGGTGCCCGCGACCACGACCGAGCCCGCGGGCGCGACCGGCGGTCTCGCGGGCACGACGACCGAGACGAGCGAGAGCGAGCAGCTGCAGTGA
- the rarD gene encoding EamA family transporter RarD, producing the protein MNRPRTSSSGGLAYAVSAYGLWGVLPVFFLLMSPSGPFEIVSWRILFSLAFCVVLLAVTRGFPAFLALLRQGRVVGTMALAGVLIVVNWTTFIVATLAGHVVEAALGYFINPIVTVLLAVLVLRERLRPVQWVAIGLSAVAVVVITVGTGGVPWPSLIMAFSFGAYGLVKKQMGGRVDAVSGLTLETMAVAPFAAIALVVLAVTGIGGGVVFGSVSLVHTLTVISSGIVTAVPLLLFAAAARRLPLATIGLTQYLAPVLQFVVGVVLLHEQMPTSRWVGFAIVWVALIVLTTDMVLTSRSGRARGRAADRARDLAADRADDRPEGTSDERVAGAESMSRIANETTG; encoded by the coding sequence GTGAACCGTCCCCGCACCTCCTCGTCGGGCGGTCTCGCCTACGCCGTCAGCGCCTACGGGCTCTGGGGCGTGCTGCCGGTGTTCTTCCTGCTCATGTCGCCGTCGGGGCCGTTCGAGATCGTCTCGTGGCGCATCTTGTTCTCGCTCGCGTTCTGCGTCGTGCTGCTCGCCGTGACGCGAGGGTTCCCGGCGTTCCTGGCCCTCCTGCGTCAGGGTCGCGTCGTCGGCACGATGGCGCTGGCCGGCGTGCTCATCGTCGTCAACTGGACGACCTTCATCGTCGCGACCCTGGCGGGGCACGTCGTCGAGGCGGCCCTCGGGTACTTCATCAACCCGATCGTCACGGTGCTGCTGGCGGTGCTGGTGCTGCGCGAGCGCCTCCGGCCGGTGCAGTGGGTCGCGATCGGCCTGAGCGCCGTGGCCGTCGTCGTCATCACGGTCGGCACCGGCGGGGTGCCGTGGCCGTCGCTGATCATGGCCTTCTCGTTCGGGGCCTACGGCCTGGTCAAGAAGCAGATGGGCGGCAGGGTCGACGCCGTCAGCGGCCTGACGCTCGAGACCATGGCGGTGGCGCCGTTCGCGGCGATCGCGCTCGTCGTGCTGGCCGTGACCGGCATCGGCGGCGGTGTCGTCTTCGGCTCCGTCAGCCTGGTGCACACGCTGACGGTGATCAGCTCGGGGATCGTGACGGCCGTGCCGCTCCTGCTGTTCGCCGCTGCCGCGCGTCGCCTCCCCCTGGCGACCATCGGGCTGACGCAGTACCTCGCGCCCGTCCTCCAGTTCGTCGTCGGCGTCGTGCTGCTGCACGAGCAGATGCCGACGAGCCGGTGGGTCGGCTTCGCGATCGTCTGGGTCGCGCTGATCGTGCTGACGACCGACATGGTGCTGACCAGCCGCAGCGGCCGGGCCAGGGGCCGCGCGGCCGACCGGGCGCGGGATCTGGCGGCCGACCGTGCCGACGACCGCCCTGAGGGCACCTCCGACGAGCGCGTCGCAGGTGCTGAGTCGATGTCACGAATTGCTAACGAAACGACGGGGTGA
- the tsaD gene encoding tRNA (adenosine(37)-N6)-threonylcarbamoyltransferase complex transferase subunit TsaD, which produces MTETTASSAVADADVRRAPVVLGIETSCDETGVGIVRGTELLANVISSSMDEHARYGGVVPEVAARAHLDAMEPALRAALAEAGLTLDAVDAIAVTSGPGLAGALMVGVGAAKALALSTGKPLYAVNHLVGHVGADVLRDDGSDLELPTVALLVSGGHTSLLHVRDLVDDVELLGETIDDAAGEAFDKVARLLGLPYPGGPHIDRVAAGGDPAAIRFPRGLTLPKDRAAHRWDFSFSGLKTAVARWVERRRDEGQEVPVADVAASFREAVADVLLTKALDACAELGVPRLLLGGGVVANARVRQLAEERCAAAGVELRVPPLSLCTDNGAMIAALGAQLVSRGRAPSPLDFGADSTLPVTVVQV; this is translated from the coding sequence GTGACCGAGACCACCGCCTCCTCGGCCGTCGCCGACGCCGACGTGCGCCGCGCGCCCGTCGTGCTCGGCATCGAGACCAGCTGTGACGAGACCGGCGTCGGCATCGTGCGCGGCACCGAGCTGCTCGCCAACGTCATCTCGTCGTCGATGGACGAGCACGCACGCTACGGCGGCGTCGTCCCCGAGGTCGCCGCCCGCGCCCACCTCGACGCGATGGAACCGGCCCTGCGTGCGGCGCTCGCCGAGGCGGGGCTGACGCTCGACGCGGTCGACGCGATCGCGGTGACGAGCGGACCCGGGCTGGCCGGCGCGCTGATGGTCGGGGTCGGCGCGGCCAAGGCGCTAGCCCTGTCGACGGGCAAGCCCCTCTACGCCGTCAACCACCTCGTCGGGCACGTCGGCGCCGACGTGCTGCGCGACGACGGCAGCGACCTCGAGCTGCCGACCGTCGCCCTGCTCGTCTCCGGCGGGCACACCTCCCTGCTGCACGTGCGCGACCTGGTCGACGACGTCGAGCTGCTCGGCGAGACCATCGACGACGCGGCGGGCGAGGCGTTCGACAAGGTCGCGCGCCTGCTGGGCCTGCCCTACCCGGGCGGGCCGCACATCGACCGCGTCGCCGCCGGGGGAGACCCTGCCGCGATCAGGTTCCCCCGCGGGCTCACCCTCCCGAAAGACCGAGCGGCGCACCGGTGGGACTTCTCCTTCTCCGGCCTCAAGACCGCCGTCGCACGGTGGGTCGAACGTCGACGAGACGAGGGGCAGGAGGTGCCGGTCGCCGACGTGGCCGCCAGCTTCCGCGAGGCGGTCGCCGACGTCCTGCTCACGAAGGCGCTCGACGCCTGTGCCGAGCTCGGCGTGCCGCGCCTCCTGCTCGGCGGGGGCGTCGTCGCCAACGCCCGCGTGCGGCAGCTCGCCGAGGAGCGCTGCGCCGCAGCCGGAGTCGAGCTGCGCGTGCCTCCCCTGTCGCTCTGCACCGACAACGGCGCCATGATCGCGGCCCTCGGCGCACAGCTGGTCTCGCGCGGGCGGGCACCGTCCCCGCTCGACTTCGGGGCGGACTCCACGCTGCCGGTGACGGTCGTCCAGGTCTGA
- the groES gene encoding co-chaperone GroES, translating into MSVSIKPLEDRIVIQQVEAEQTTASGLVIPDTAKEKPQEGEVVAVGPGRIDDNGNRVPLDVAVGDKVIYSKYGGTEVKYAGEDYLVLSARDVLAVIVR; encoded by the coding sequence GTGTCGGTCTCCATCAAGCCGCTCGAAGATCGCATCGTCATCCAGCAGGTCGAAGCCGAGCAGACCACGGCTTCCGGCCTCGTGATCCCCGACACCGCCAAGGAGAAGCCCCAGGAGGGCGAGGTCGTGGCTGTCGGACCGGGTCGCATCGACGACAACGGCAACCGCGTGCCGCTCGACGTCGCAGTCGGCGACAAGGTCATCTACAGCAAGTACGGCGGCACCGAGGTCAAGTACGCCGGCGAGGACTACCTCGTCCTCTCGGCGCGCGACGTGCTCGCCGTCATCGTCCGCTAG
- a CDS encoding ABC transporter substrate-binding protein: MIRSTKGLRALALAGAASVLLAACSTTSSSPSDDPSSSASSTTKADPAANCEAPSSPGQDALRIGTILPNTGTLAYLAPPAEAGVGLAVEDINAAGGVLGQDVTIDPATDSGDSNDLTVSSAAATQLIDAKVPVAIGAESSSVTLNVIDQLTAACIVEISPANTATSLSGYSSYYFRTAPPDSVQGSALGTQIVNDGRANVAFLVFNDTYGTGLRDSVQESIEASGGTVVYGASGEGQEFPPGQTTFSSEVTAALATNPDAIVILAFDETKSIVPELISQGADISTVYMSDGNTADYSEDFDPGTLAGAQGTIPGAFPSTDLQSRFAEFYQRTAGSALADYSYAQESYDAVILAALAAVKGGGTDSGTIQANMAAVSGADEGTECSTFADCVTAIEAGDDIHYTGPSGIGAFDDQNDPSSAFIGIYKFDDSNVPVYQTAVEGQVE; the protein is encoded by the coding sequence ATGATCCGATCCACCAAAGGGCTGAGGGCCCTGGCGCTCGCAGGAGCCGCCTCCGTTCTGCTCGCAGCCTGTTCCACAACCTCTTCTTCCCCGAGCGACGACCCCTCCTCGTCCGCGTCGTCGACGACCAAGGCCGACCCCGCGGCCAACTGCGAGGCGCCCAGCAGCCCCGGCCAGGACGCCCTCCGCATCGGCACCATCCTGCCGAACACGGGCACGCTCGCCTACCTGGCCCCGCCCGCCGAGGCCGGCGTCGGCCTCGCCGTCGAGGACATCAACGCCGCCGGCGGCGTGCTCGGCCAGGACGTCACCATCGACCCCGCCACCGACTCCGGCGACAGCAACGACCTCACCGTCTCGAGCGCCGCAGCGACGCAGCTGATCGACGCGAAGGTGCCGGTCGCGATCGGCGCCGAGTCGTCGAGCGTCACGCTCAACGTCATCGACCAGCTCACCGCCGCCTGCATCGTCGAGATCTCGCCCGCCAACACGGCGACCTCGCTCAGCGGCTACTCGTCGTACTACTTCCGCACCGCTCCGCCGGACTCGGTCCAGGGCAGCGCGCTCGGCACGCAGATCGTCAACGACGGTCGTGCCAACGTCGCGTTCCTCGTCTTCAACGACACCTACGGCACCGGCCTGCGCGACTCCGTCCAGGAGTCGATCGAGGCCTCGGGCGGCACCGTCGTCTACGGCGCCTCCGGCGAGGGCCAGGAGTTCCCCCCCGGCCAGACCACGTTCTCGTCCGAGGTGACGGCCGCGCTGGCCACGAACCCCGACGCGATCGTCATCCTCGCCTTCGACGAGACCAAGTCGATCGTCCCCGAGCTCATCTCGCAGGGCGCCGACATCAGCACGGTCTACATGTCCGACGGCAACACGGCCGACTACAGCGAGGACTTCGACCCGGGCACCCTCGCCGGCGCCCAGGGCACCATCCCCGGTGCGTTCCCGTCGACCGACCTGCAGTCGCGCTTCGCCGAGTTCTACCAGCGCACCGCGGGCTCGGCCCTGGCCGACTACTCGTACGCACAGGAGTCCTACGACGCCGTCATCCTCGCCGCGCTCGCCGCGGTGAAGGGCGGGGGCACGGACTCGGGCACCATCCAGGCCAACATGGCCGCGGTGTCCGGTGCTGACGAGGGCACCGAGTGCAGCACCTTCGCGGACTGCGTCACGGCCATCGAGGCCGGGGACGACATCCACTACACCGGTCCCTCCGGCATCGGTGCGTTCGACGACCAGAACGACCCGTCGAGCGCCTTCATCGGCATCTACAAGTTCGACGACAGCAACGTCCCCGTCTACCAGACGGCGGTCGAGGGCCAGGTCGAGTAA